The DNA segment GTAAAAAAGCGAATTAATATTGTTTTTGAGATCAACTTAACGTATTGATATTTAATATATTATAGTTAATATAACCTCATTTTATTGTCTCAATAATGATAGTTTTTAGAGACAAAAAAAACCTCATGTTATCAACATGAGGCTTTCTTTTATTTTTTGAATCAAATGACGCTATCAGCAGTAACCGTATTCCATTAAACGTTGGTAGCGACGATTTGTTAGTTCTTCTGATTCAAATGCATCTAACTCGTCTAAATCAGCTTTAATTTGTGCTTTTAAAGATGCTGCAATTTCATCATAGTGACGATGCGCGCCACCTAAAGGCTCAGGAATAACCGTATCAATCAGCTTAAGCTCTTTTAAACGGTTTGCAGTGATACCCATCGCTTCTGCAGCTAATGGTGCTTTATCAGCGCTTTTCCAAAGAATAGATGCACAACCTTCTGGTGAAATAACAGAATAGGTGCTGTATTGCAGCATATTGACTTTATCACCAACACCAATCGCTAGAGCGCCACCAGAACCACCTTCGCCAATAACAGTACAGATGATTGGCACACCAAAGCGTGACATTTCACGTAAGTTACGTGCAATCGCTTCTGATTGACCGCGCTCTTCAGCACCAACACCAGGATAAGCACCTGGAGTATCAATAAAAGTGATAATAGGAAGATTAAAACGTTGCGCCATATCCATTAAACGAAGCGCTTTGCGATAGCCTTCTGGCGCTGGCATACCAAAGTTACGGCGGATTTTCTCTTTCGTTTCACGCCCTTTTTGGTGCCCAATAACCATCACTGGACGACCATCTAAACGAGCGATACCACCAACAATGGCTTTATCATCAGCATAAGCACGGTCGCCTGCTAATTCTTGGAAATCAGTAAAGATACGATGAATATAATCCAGTGTGTAAGGTCTTAATGGATGACGTGCAAGTTGTGCTACTTGCCATGCACCAAGATCAGAAAAAATCTTACGCGTTAGCTCTAGGCTTTTTTCTCTTAAGCGTGAAACTTCTTCATCGATATTAATATCAATTTTTTCATCATGTTGGCTAACTGCGGTTAGCGAATCAATTTTCGCTTCTAACTCGGCAATTGGCTGTTCAAAATCCAGAAAATTAAGACTCATAACATTCCTATTTTAGTCAAATTCTAATTCTACCTGCTCATTACCCAGCAGAGTTCGCAGATCCGTTAAAAGCATATCTGTTGGCGTTACACGCCAAGTCGCACCAAATCGTAAACGTGCGCAGGCATCATGCTTTTCAAAATAAAGATGAACCGGTATCGTGCCTGAACGATGAGGTTCTAAAACGCCGCGAAGACGATTTAATAATTGCTCATTAATTTGCCTGTCTGATAATGAGATAGCAAGTCCTCGTGCATATTTTTCACGGGCTTCGTTGATATCCATAAGTTCGCGGACTGTCATTTTAAGCCCACCATTGAAATCATCAAAGCTGACCTGCCCAGTAGCAATTAAAATCTTGTCTTGTTCTAATAAATGTTGGTATTTATCCAATGCATCAGAAAATAACATAATTTCTAAGCGACCTGAACGATCATCTAAGGTACAAACGCCGATCCGATTTCCACGTTTCGTTGTAAATACTTTAGAAGCAAGTACTAAGCCTGCAACCTTCACCATTTGGCCACGAGGTGTTGGCACTAAATCTTTTAGACGTGTTCCTGCCGCATATCGTTCAATTTCTTTTAAATAACGTGTGATCGGATGACCAGTTAAATATAAACCTAGCGTCTCTCGCTCACCTTCTAAAACAACTTGGTCTGACCATTTAGGTATATTGGCATAAGAACGCTCAACTTGCTCAGGTGCTTCAGCTAACACACCAAACATATCCGATTGCCCTATTGCTTCAGCCTTGGCATGTTGGTCTGCGGCTTTTAACGCATCTTCTAATGAAGACATTAAAGCAGCACGATGAGGCCCTAGCTTATCGAATGCGCCTGACATTATCAGTTTTTCCATCACTCGGCGATTCAATTTTTTCGTTTCTGTTCTAGCACAGAGATCAAAAATATCTTTAAAATGACCGCCTTGCTGACGCGCCTCTACAATCGCTTCAATCGGCCCTTCACCCACACCTTTAATGGCACCAATACCATAAACGATTTCACCTTCATCATTTACGTGGAAATGATAAAGACCGCTATTAATATCAGGAGGAAGAACCTTTAAGCCCATTCTCCAACATTCATCAACCAATCCCACCACTTTTTCAGTGTTATCCATATCTGCCGTCATTACAGCAGCCATAAATTCAGCTGGATAGTGGGCTTTCAACCATAATGTTTGATAAGAAACTAATGCATACGCTGCTGAGTGTGATTTGTTAAATCCATAACCGGCGAATTTCTCCACCAAGTCAAAGATCCTCATAGCAAGCTCACCATCGACACCGTTTTTAATAGCACCTTCTTCAAAAACAGAGCGTTGCTTTGCCATTTCTTCAGGTTTTTTCTTACCCATTGCGCGTCGTAACATATCCGCGCCACCTAGCGTATATCCCGCAAGAACCTGTGCAATTTGCATAACTTGTTCTTGGTATAGGATAACACCATAGGTTGGTTCTAGAACTGGCTGTAAACTTTCATGCTGCCACTTAACATCAGGATATGAAATCTCTTCAACACCGTGTTTACGGTCAATAAAGTTATCTACCATGCCTGACTGCAATGGCCCCGGACGAAATAGGGCAACAAGTGCAATCATATCTTCAAAACAGTCAGGACGTAGGCGTTTGATGAGATCTTTCATACCACGAGATTCCAACTGGAATACCGCGGTTGTTTCTGAACGCTGCAACATGTCAAAACTGCGCTGATCCGTTAATGGGATCGCCGAAATATCAACAGGTTCGAGTGATTTTTTAGCACGTCGGGCATTAATCATCTCTAATGCCCAGTTAATGATGGTTAGTGTTCTTAAACCTAAGAAGTCGAATTTAACAAGACCTGCGTATTCAACGTCGTTCTTATCAAATTGTGTAACGGGGTTATTTCCCTCTGCATCACAATAAAGTGGCGCAAAATCGGTGATTTTCGTTGGTGAAATAACGACACCACCGGCGTGCTTACCCGCATTACGTGTTACCCCTTCCAATTTACGAGCCATATCAATAAGAGATTTAACCTCTTCGTCGGCTTCATAAATTTCGGGTAATTGAGGTTCCGCTGCAAACGCTTTTTCTAGCGTCATCCCCGGATCAGGAGGAACGAGTTTTGAAATTCTATCAACAAAACCGTAAGGGTGCCCTAAAACACGTCCAACATCGCGAATAACGGCTTTTGCCGCCATCGTACCAAATGTAATGATCTGAGATACTGCATCCCGTCCATACATTTCAGCAACGTGGTCGATAACTCTATCGCGTTTTTCCATACAGAAATCGACGTCAAAGTCAGGCATCGAAACACGTTCAGGATTAAGAAAACGTTCGAAAAGTAAGTCAAATTCAAGAGGATCAAGATCTGTGATTTTCAGCGAATAAGCTACTAGTGAACCCGCACCAGAACCTCGCCCCGGACCAACAGGAACACCGTTATCTTTAGACCACTGAATAAACTCCATCACGATAAGGAAGTAACCAGGGAATCCCATCTGGTTAATTACTTTCAGCTCGATATCAAGACGTTCATCATATTCAGGGCGTCTTTTTTGTCGTTCTTCAGGATCTGGAAATAAAAAGGCTAAACGTTCTTCTAAACCTTCTTGTGATTTTTTAACAAGGAAATCTTCTGTACTCATATCCCCTGTTGGGAATTGTGGAAGAAAATATTCCCCTAAACGGATCGTGACATTACAGCGTTTAGCGATTTCAACACTGTTTTCTAATGCTTCAGGTATATCAGCAAATAATTCACACATTTCTTCTTCTGTGCGCATATATTGCTGAGGGCTATAATTCTTAGGGCGTTTGGGATCAGATAACGTAAAACCATCATGAATGGCGACACGAATTTCATGTGCGTCAAAATCATCACTGTCGAGAAAACAGACATCATTGGTTGCAACGACAGGCAAACCTTTTTCAGAAGCCAGAGCGACTGCTTCATGAAGATAAGTTTCCTCATCAGCACGACCGGTACGAATAAGTTCTAGATAATAACTATCGGGAAAATGAGTTTGGTAATACTCAAGGCACTGATCAACTAAAGCGCGATTTCCACGAAGTAGAAATTTACCCACATCCCCCATTCTGCCGCCAGAAAGCAACAATAGCCCTTCTTTATAGGTTGTTAACCACTCTTGTTTAATTGTCGGGCCAACAGCACCATAACCGTGTTTATAAGCTTCTGAAATCAGTAAAGTGAGGTTTTGGTAGCCTACATTATTACGGGCAAGAATAGTCAGATGAGCATATTCGTCACCTAATAATTCAGTTTCAAGGTAAACATCAGCACCAATGATAGGTTTAATGCCAGCACCATGTGCAGCACCATAAAATTTCACTAACCCACATAAGTTAGTGAAATCAGTAATCGCAAAAGCAGGCATTCCCAGCGAAGCCACTTTCTTCACAAGAGGCCCTGTTTTTGCCAATCCATCGATCATTGAATAATCGCTGTGTACCCTAAGATGGATAAAACGAGGATCTGCCATAGTGTCTAATTACTCTGTGGATTACTTTAAATTTAAAGCACGTTTTACAGGCGCAAAACTTTTTCGATGATAGGGTGTTGCCCCTAATAAGGCTAGTTTTTCCATATGGAAAACAGTTGGATACCCTTTATGTTTAGCAAAACCATATTCAGGGTAAAGCTTATCTAACTCTTCCATTTCTCTATCACGAGTCACTTTAGCAAGAATAGAAGCTGCACTAATTTCTTGAACTAAACTATCACCTTTTATAACTGCTTGAGAGGACATCGGTAATTTAGGGCAACGATTACCATCAATTAAGACCATATCAGGTGTTATTGATAATCCCGCAACAGCACGTTCCATTGCTTTCATGGTTGCCCAAAGAATATTTAATTCATCAATTTCTTCAGGCTCTGCACGGCCTATCGCCCAGCATAATGCTTTTTCTTTTATTTCGTCATAAAGCGCATTACGTTTTTTTTCTGTTAGCTTTTTGGAGTCTGCTAATCCTTTAATTGGATTTGCTGGGTCAAGAATAACGGCAGCGGTAACGACTGCGCCGACTAATGGACCTCGACCAACCTCATCAACTCCAGCAATAAACTTTGCTTTTGGATATACAAATTCCATTATTTCTCTGCCAATTCTAATACTGCATTTGCTGCTTGTTCATCCGCATTACAACGAATGTCACTATGTAGCTGTAAAAATATCTCTTTTAATTGACGTACTTTTTCTTCATCGGTTAAAAGAGGTAAAAGTTGTTGTGCTAATGCTGAGGGTTCACACTCTTCTTGCAATAGTTCTTTGATAATTTCTCGGCCAGCTAACAAATTAGGTAACGAGACATAAGGCGTTTTAACTAACCTTTTTGCTAACCAGAAAGTAAATGGCTTCATGCGATAGCCAACAACCATCGGGCATTTCGTTAACATGCATTCTAATGCAGCCGTACCAGATGCTAACAATGTCGCATCACTGGCTATCATTGCTTCTCTTGCTTGCCCATTAAGAAG comes from the Proteus appendicitidis genome and includes:
- the accA gene encoding acetyl-CoA carboxylase carboxyl transferase subunit alpha yields the protein MSLNFLDFEQPIAELEAKIDSLTAVSQHDEKIDINIDEEVSRLREKSLELTRKIFSDLGAWQVAQLARHPLRPYTLDYIHRIFTDFQELAGDRAYADDKAIVGGIARLDGRPVMVIGHQKGRETKEKIRRNFGMPAPEGYRKALRLMDMAQRFNLPIITFIDTPGAYPGVGAEERGQSEAIARNLREMSRFGVPIICTVIGEGGSGGALAIGVGDKVNMLQYSTYSVISPEGCASILWKSADKAPLAAEAMGITANRLKELKLIDTVIPEPLGGAHRHYDEIAASLKAQIKADLDELDAFESEELTNRRYQRLMEYGYC
- the dnaE gene encoding DNA polymerase III subunit alpha; this encodes MADPRFIHLRVHSDYSMIDGLAKTGPLVKKVASLGMPAFAITDFTNLCGLVKFYGAAHGAGIKPIIGADVYLETELLGDEYAHLTILARNNVGYQNLTLLISEAYKHGYGAVGPTIKQEWLTTYKEGLLLLSGGRMGDVGKFLLRGNRALVDQCLEYYQTHFPDSYYLELIRTGRADEETYLHEAVALASEKGLPVVATNDVCFLDSDDFDAHEIRVAIHDGFTLSDPKRPKNYSPQQYMRTEEEMCELFADIPEALENSVEIAKRCNVTIRLGEYFLPQFPTGDMSTEDFLVKKSQEGLEERLAFLFPDPEERQKRRPEYDERLDIELKVINQMGFPGYFLIVMEFIQWSKDNGVPVGPGRGSGAGSLVAYSLKITDLDPLEFDLLFERFLNPERVSMPDFDVDFCMEKRDRVIDHVAEMYGRDAVSQIITFGTMAAKAVIRDVGRVLGHPYGFVDRISKLVPPDPGMTLEKAFAAEPQLPEIYEADEEVKSLIDMARKLEGVTRNAGKHAGGVVISPTKITDFAPLYCDAEGNNPVTQFDKNDVEYAGLVKFDFLGLRTLTIINWALEMINARRAKKSLEPVDISAIPLTDQRSFDMLQRSETTAVFQLESRGMKDLIKRLRPDCFEDMIALVALFRPGPLQSGMVDNFIDRKHGVEEISYPDVKWQHESLQPVLEPTYGVILYQEQVMQIAQVLAGYTLGGADMLRRAMGKKKPEEMAKQRSVFEEGAIKNGVDGELAMRIFDLVEKFAGYGFNKSHSAAYALVSYQTLWLKAHYPAEFMAAVMTADMDNTEKVVGLVDECWRMGLKVLPPDINSGLYHFHVNDEGEIVYGIGAIKGVGEGPIEAIVEARQQGGHFKDIFDLCARTETKKLNRRVMEKLIMSGAFDKLGPHRAALMSSLEDALKAADQHAKAEAIGQSDMFGVLAEAPEQVERSYANIPKWSDQVVLEGERETLGLYLTGHPITRYLKEIERYAAGTRLKDLVPTPRGQMVKVAGLVLASKVFTTKRGNRIGVCTLDDRSGRLEIMLFSDALDKYQHLLEQDKILIATGQVSFDDFNGGLKMTVRELMDINEAREKYARGLAISLSDRQINEQLLNRLRGVLEPHRSGTIPVHLYFEKHDACARLRFGATWRVTPTDMLLTDLRTLLGNEQVELEFD
- the rnhB gene encoding ribonuclease HII produces the protein MEFVYPKAKFIAGVDEVGRGPLVGAVVTAAVILDPANPIKGLADSKKLTEKKRNALYDEIKEKALCWAIGRAEPEEIDELNILWATMKAMERAVAGLSITPDMVLIDGNRCPKLPMSSQAVIKGDSLVQEISAASILAKVTRDREMEELDKLYPEYGFAKHKGYPTVFHMEKLALLGATPYHRKSFAPVKRALNLK